The Haloplanus salinarum genome includes a region encoding these proteins:
- a CDS encoding sulfite oxidase-like oxidoreductase, with the protein MVEDVTGLYREFGDERLPPGQHRTEGFPVLSKGNEPRVTREEWSLTLSGAVAEPRTLDWEAFTALGVETQRQDFHCVTGWSRFDCEFTGVPFRTLADHAGVDPDAEHVLFHAADDYTTDLPLDACLRPETLLAFEFDGDPLPREHGGPVRVVTPHRYAYKGAKWATGIEFLTEPQRGFWEQRGYSVTANPWREERYG; encoded by the coding sequence ATGGTCGAAGACGTCACCGGACTCTACCGGGAGTTCGGCGACGAGCGTCTCCCGCCGGGACAACACCGAACGGAGGGGTTTCCGGTCCTCTCGAAGGGGAACGAACCGCGGGTCACCCGCGAGGAGTGGTCGCTCACGCTGAGCGGCGCCGTCGCGGAGCCACGCACCCTGGACTGGGAGGCGTTCACCGCCCTGGGTGTCGAGACGCAGCGACAGGACTTCCACTGCGTGACGGGGTGGAGCCGGTTCGACTGCGAGTTCACCGGGGTCCCCTTCCGGACGCTCGCCGACCACGCCGGCGTCGACCCGGACGCCGAACACGTCCTCTTTCACGCTGCGGACGACTACACGACCGACCTCCCCCTCGACGCGTGTCTGCGTCCCGAGACGCTCCTCGCGTTCGAGTTCGACGGCGACCCCCTCCCGCGGGAGCACGGCGGCCCCGTCCGCGTGGTCACACCCCACCGCTACGCCTACAAGGGCGCCAAGTGGGCCACCGGTATCGAGTTCCTCACCGAACCACAGCGCGGCTTCTGGGAGCAGCGGGGGTACTCCGTGACGGCGAACCCCTGGCGGGAGGAACGCTACGGATAG
- the menD gene encoding 2-succinyl-5-enolpyruvyl-6-hydroxy-3-cyclohexene-1-carboxylic-acid synthase, producing the protein MSAPNRNVLWGRTLVDELVRGGVESVVVSPGSRSTPLVTAVADHDDLTVHSVLDERSAAYFALGRARRTGEVTPLICTSGTAAANYHPAVIEADRGRVPLLLLTADRPPELHDSGANQTVDQEKLYGDAVRWYADLPEPEAEERKLRSLRTTAARALAAATGTPAGPVHLNCRFRKPLEPTPVPGDVPADLDPLAAAGRGDDRPFVRTTTGTPRLDRVDVRPLVEALSVERGLLVAGPTDPPGVDPEAITALAHATGFPILADPLSGLRFGGHTRVTTTVGGYDGYLDPRVTDDWPDPEVVVRVGASPTSKRLRGYLARTGARQFVVDPAGGWREAAFRATDLIVADPSRLAARLAERVGGPDAPAWRERWAEAERVHRETVGDAVDDGAGGYFEGAILGDVADLAPEPATLVVSNSNPVRDADRYAPPVAANYTVLGNRGASGIDGVVSTGLGAGSATADHLTLVVGDLAYYHDGNGLLSALRCGVDATVVLVNNDGGGIFHRLPIESFDPPFTESFKTPHGREFEPTADLYDLTHVAVDDREAFREAYADSVGREGTDVIEVRTDAEASQRTRERLLEATVETLADGE; encoded by the coding sequence ATGAGCGCGCCGAACCGCAACGTCCTCTGGGGGCGGACGCTGGTCGACGAACTCGTCCGCGGGGGCGTCGAGAGCGTCGTCGTCTCCCCGGGGAGTCGCTCGACGCCGCTCGTCACCGCCGTCGCGGACCACGACGACCTGACGGTCCACTCGGTCCTCGACGAGCGGTCGGCGGCCTACTTCGCGCTCGGTCGGGCCCGCCGTACCGGCGAGGTGACGCCCCTGATCTGTACCTCGGGGACCGCCGCCGCGAACTACCACCCCGCGGTGATCGAGGCCGACCGCGGACGCGTGCCCCTCCTCTTGCTCACCGCCGACCGCCCGCCCGAACTCCACGACAGCGGCGCCAACCAGACCGTCGACCAGGAGAAGCTGTACGGCGACGCCGTCCGCTGGTACGCCGACCTGCCGGAACCCGAGGCCGAGGAACGGAAGCTCCGCTCGCTACGGACGACCGCCGCCCGCGCGCTCGCCGCGGCGACGGGGACGCCCGCGGGGCCGGTCCACCTGAACTGTCGGTTCCGCAAGCCTCTGGAACCGACGCCCGTCCCGGGCGACGTCCCCGCGGACCTCGACCCGCTGGCCGCCGCCGGACGCGGCGACGACCGGCCGTTCGTGCGGACGACGACGGGGACGCCCCGACTCGACCGCGTCGACGTCCGACCGCTCGTCGAGGCCCTATCGGTCGAACGGGGGCTGCTCGTCGCCGGACCGACCGATCCGCCGGGGGTCGACCCCGAGGCGATCACCGCTCTCGCGCACGCGACGGGCTTTCCGATCCTCGCCGACCCGCTCTCGGGGCTCCGCTTCGGTGGCCACACCCGCGTGACGACGACCGTCGGCGGCTACGACGGCTATCTCGACCCCCGCGTGACCGACGACTGGCCCGACCCCGAGGTGGTCGTTCGGGTCGGCGCCTCGCCCACTTCGAAGCGACTCCGGGGGTACCTCGCGCGGACCGGGGCCCGGCAGTTCGTCGTCGATCCCGCGGGCGGGTGGCGCGAGGCGGCGTTCCGGGCGACGGATCTGATCGTCGCCGACCCCTCGCGGCTTGCGGCCCGGCTGGCGGAACGCGTCGGGGGGCCGGACGCCCCCGCCTGGCGCGAGCGCTGGGCCGAAGCCGAGCGGGTCCACCGCGAGACGGTCGGCGACGCCGTCGACGACGGCGCGGGCGGCTACTTCGAGGGGGCGATCCTCGGTGACGTGGCCGACCTCGCGCCCGAACCCGCGACGCTGGTGGTGTCGAACTCGAACCCGGTCCGGGACGCCGACCGGTACGCGCCGCCCGTCGCGGCGAACTACACCGTCCTCGGCAACCGCGGCGCCTCCGGCATCGACGGCGTCGTCTCGACCGGCCTCGGCGCCGGCAGCGCCACGGCCGATCACCTCACCCTCGTGGTCGGCGACCTAGCCTACTACCACGACGGCAACGGCCTGCTGTCCGCGCTCCGGTGTGGCGTCGACGCGACGGTCGTACTCGTCAACAACGACGGCGGCGGCATCTTCCATCGCCTCCCCATCGAATCCTTCGACCCGCCGTTCACCGAGTCGTTCAAAACGCCACACGGCCGCGAGTTCGAACCCACGGCCGATCTCTACGACCTGACGCACGTCGCGGTCGACGACCGCGAGGCGTTCCGGGAGGCCTACGCCGACTCGGTGGGGCGCGAGGGGACCGACGTGATCGAGGTGCGGACCGACGCCGAGGCGAGCCAGCGGACCCGGGAGCGGCTGCTGGAGGCGACGGTCGAGACCCTCGCCGACGGGGAGTGA
- a CDS encoding METTL5 family protein, whose protein sequence is MATKAELAGQLAVVAGFENPQAALEQYPTPPELAAHVVHVADLNDDIQGRTVVDLGAGTGMFTLGAALRGPERAVGVEIDRDALEVARENRRRVGTRTEIHWVQADATRAPIRPDGPTTVVMNPPFGAQSGNEHADRAFLATAAEVAEVSYSVHNAGSREFVEAFAADNGGEVTHAFAAQFDLDRQFDHHAADRREIDTEVFRIEWS, encoded by the coding sequence ATGGCGACGAAAGCCGAACTGGCCGGACAGTTGGCCGTGGTCGCCGGCTTCGAGAACCCCCAGGCCGCCCTCGAACAGTACCCGACGCCGCCGGAACTGGCCGCGCACGTGGTGCACGTGGCCGACCTCAACGACGACATCCAGGGACGGACGGTCGTCGACCTCGGCGCGGGGACGGGGATGTTCACCCTGGGGGCGGCGCTGCGCGGTCCCGAACGGGCGGTCGGCGTCGAGATCGATCGCGACGCCCTCGAGGTCGCCCGCGAGAACCGACGCCGTGTCGGCACACGCACGGAGATCCACTGGGTCCAGGCCGACGCCACCCGCGCGCCGATCCGTCCGGACGGCCCGACGACGGTCGTGATGAACCCGCCGTTCGGCGCCCAGTCGGGCAACGAACACGCCGACCGGGCGTTCCTGGCGACGGCCGCCGAGGTCGCCGAGGTCTCCTACTCGGTCCACAACGCCGGCAGCCGGGAGTTCGTCGAGGCGTTCGCGGCCGACAACGGCGGCGAGGTGACCCACGCCTTCGCCGCGCAGTTCGACCTCGACCGGCAGTTCGACCACCACGCCGCCGACCGCCGGGAGATCGACACGGAAGTGTTCCGGATCGAGTGGTCCTGA
- a CDS encoding UPF0058 family protein, translating into MHKEELLELHEQMVTIMNYFRSQETVDSELFEPYESLSVDPSHVHKSKSEHKHAVFVLGNALATAMSEDEFSDAGRVGKRMAELAEDAENKL; encoded by the coding sequence ATGCACAAGGAAGAACTCCTCGAACTACACGAGCAGATGGTGACGATCATGAACTACTTCCGGAGTCAGGAGACCGTCGACTCCGAACTCTTCGAGCCGTACGAGTCCCTGAGCGTCGACCCCTCACACGTCCACAAGTCGAAAAGCGAGCACAAACACGCGGTGTTCGTCCTCGGCAACGCGCTGGCGACGGCGATGAGCGAGGACGAGTTCTCGGACGCCGGCCGGGTCGGTAAGCGGATGGCCGAACTCGCCGAGGACGCCGAGAACAAACTGTAG
- a CDS encoding thermonuclease family protein: MSRRRAVVVILLLVSAGCLGVGPVPSDESGGSTRTPENGTTVRVTDVVDGDTLDVRFPDGRTDTVRLLGVDTPEVHVENDPTEFEGVPDTEAGHRCLRRQGEAATTFAVDRLADREVTLRFDATEGRRGGYDRLLAYVLVDGESFNAALLERGHARLYDSSFRERDRYAALERTAREERRGLWSCAA, encoded by the coding sequence GTGAGCCGGCGTCGTGCGGTCGTCGTCATCCTCCTTCTCGTGAGCGCCGGCTGTCTCGGGGTCGGCCCCGTGCCGTCGGACGAGAGCGGGGGGTCGACCCGGACGCCCGAGAACGGGACCACCGTCCGCGTGACCGACGTCGTCGACGGCGACACCCTCGACGTGCGGTTCCCGGACGGGCGGACCGACACGGTGCGACTGCTCGGCGTCGACACGCCGGAGGTTCACGTCGAGAACGACCCCACGGAGTTCGAGGGCGTGCCCGACACCGAGGCCGGACACCGCTGTCTCCGGCGCCAGGGCGAGGCGGCGACGACCTTCGCCGTCGACCGACTCGCCGACCGGGAGGTGACGCTCCGGTTCGACGCGACGGAGGGGCGACGCGGCGGCTACGACCGACTCCTCGCGTACGTCCTCGTCGACGGCGAGTCGTTCAACGCGGCGTTGCTCGAACGCGGCCACGCGCGACTCTACGACTCCTCGTTTCGGGAGCGGGACCGGTACGCGGCGCTCGAACGGACCGCCCGCGAGGAGCGACGCGGCCTCTGGTCGTGTGCGGCCTGA
- a CDS encoding ribbon-helix-helix domain-containing protein has translation MPNVEITVPEHLEMQIAQLIEQGEFVNREEAIQELLSTGLRAYKTSGPIEEEEPGFEDEGMMGHEDEYVF, from the coding sequence ATGCCGAACGTGGAAATAACCGTCCCGGAACACCTGGAGATGCAGATCGCCCAGTTGATCGAGCAAGGGGAGTTCGTCAACCGGGAGGAAGCCATCCAGGAACTGCTCTCGACGGGGCTCCGGGCGTACAAGACGAGCGGTCCGATCGAGGAGGAAGAGCCCGGATTCGAGGACGAGGGCATGATGGGTCACGAGGACGAGTACGTGTTCTGA
- a CDS encoding isochorismate synthase, whose translation MGVPRSDETGTRLVSRSIRASVPSLRVALDALPAPRTFWTGPDEATVVAGGVAAELTADGRDRFAAVREGIDRVLRSGDVHAGTEAACPRLFGGFAFHDDGGDGSVWADFPGARFVLPRVQVTETDRGTWLTVNAVGHDATAGAVEERLDAERERLAGLDDTDAGPPPEIVSRTRTTPRDAWRDSVEAAVERIRAGDLRKVVLAQALDVTLDRPLSVPDVLARLGSTYPDCYRFLVEPTAGPDRPSFFGATPERLVSRHGRTVATGALAGTTGRGDTPAEDDWLAEELLDDEKNVHEHELVGETIREQLAPFASSITAGERSVRRLETVQHLFTPITATLDRDTHVLDLVEALHPTPAVGGLPPERALATIRETEPFDRGWYAAPVGWVDAAGNGTFAVAIRSALARDTSTTLFAGVGVVADSDPDREWDEVQLKYRPILDELER comes from the coding sequence ATGGGTGTCCCGCGAAGCGACGAGACGGGAACGCGTCTCGTCAGTCGGTCGATCCGGGCGTCGGTCCCCTCGCTCCGTGTCGCCCTCGACGCGTTGCCGGCGCCGCGGACGTTCTGGACGGGACCCGACGAGGCGACGGTCGTCGCCGGCGGCGTGGCCGCCGAACTCACCGCGGACGGTCGGGACCGCTTTGCCGCCGTCCGCGAGGGCATCGATCGGGTGTTGCGCTCCGGCGACGTCCACGCCGGTACCGAGGCCGCCTGCCCCCGTCTGTTCGGGGGCTTTGCCTTCCACGACGACGGCGGCGACGGCTCCGTCTGGGCCGACTTCCCCGGCGCACGGTTCGTCCTCCCCCGGGTGCAGGTGACCGAAACCGACCGTGGGACGTGGTTGACGGTCAACGCCGTCGGCCACGACGCGACGGCCGGAGCCGTCGAGGAACGCCTCGACGCCGAGCGCGAACGCCTGGCGGGCCTCGACGACACGGACGCCGGCCCGCCGCCCGAAATCGTCTCGCGGACGCGCACCACCCCGCGGGACGCGTGGCGCGACTCCGTCGAGGCCGCCGTCGAGCGCATCCGCGCCGGCGACCTGCGGAAGGTCGTCCTCGCGCAGGCGCTCGACGTGACCCTCGACCGGCCGCTCTCGGTGCCCGACGTCCTGGCGCGCCTGGGGTCGACCTACCCCGACTGTTATCGCTTCCTCGTCGAACCGACGGCCGGACCGGACCGGCCGAGTTTCTTCGGCGCCACGCCCGAGCGACTCGTGAGCCGCCACGGCCGCACGGTCGCCACGGGGGCGCTGGCCGGCACGACGGGCCGCGGCGACACGCCCGCCGAGGACGACTGGCTAGCCGAGGAACTGCTCGACGACGAGAAGAACGTCCACGAACACGAACTCGTCGGGGAGACCATCCGCGAACAGCTCGCCCCCTTCGCCTCCTCGATCACCGCCGGCGAGCGGAGCGTCCGTCGCCTCGAGACGGTCCAGCACCTCTTTACACCCATCACGGCGACGCTGGATCGGGACACGCACGTCCTCGACCTGGTGGAGGCGCTCCACCCTACGCCCGCCGTCGGGGGGCTCCCCCCGGAGCGGGCGCTGGCGACCATCCGCGAGACCGAACCGTTCGACCGCGGATGGTACGCCGCCCCGGTGGGCTGGGTCGACGCCGCCGGCAACGGCACCTTCGCCGTCGCCATCCGCTCGGCGCTCGCCCGCGACACGTCGACCACGCTCTTCGCCGGCGTCGGTGTCGTCGCCGACTCCGACCCGGACCGCGAGTGGGACGAGGTACAGCTCAAATACCGCCCGATCCTCGACGAACTGGAGCGATGA
- a CDS encoding rhomboid family intramembrane serine protease, translated as MLGLPDAATLFRLAVVLSLLFAAAAVVAFDRPRGRWGARLRLRFVLGVPWGTLVSVGIVLVVYLFVQGGWGDWYAPVTIPFRAWSYLYPLGMLTAGFAHSGAGHLVGNLVGTLVLAPLAEYAWGHFPRERGTQTFTSSLTNPYVRAFVAFPAAVVAVGLFTAVFSLGPVIGFSGVVFAFAGFALVRYPIATVVALSVGNGLRTLYRALRTPTLSASAGPSYSAPWWSDIAIQGHAIGLLAGVLLGVWFLRSSGSKRPSAARVAVGVALFGVGQSLWAVYWYRGGETYVLYRAAGLALVVLLAALVAGTVAASARPLLSAPRRPDALRSVPRWQVGATALLFCTAAIAGPAVPVNLMTTQAGDLPGESDPLTVRGYEVTYAEDVPNGMVSVVDVEAFGETTQVNTSGVIVRNRDRGIWMTAVSKGRLDFTGTTRVRVGGVGWRDSVRVRRTGWDAVGGGTVYRVDLAHGDRNVTAYTSPPARADPVIAGRNVTLEAAPGGFRLNVSLGNRSAVAPMPAVNETRSVGGLEFANVQGRVYAVDGGTRVRVAKRETYE; from the coding sequence ATGCTCGGCCTCCCGGACGCGGCGACCCTCTTTCGGTTGGCGGTAGTCCTCTCCCTCCTCTTCGCCGCCGCCGCCGTCGTCGCGTTCGACCGCCCGCGGGGTCGGTGGGGGGCCCGCCTGCGCTTGCGGTTCGTCCTCGGCGTTCCGTGGGGAACGCTCGTCTCCGTCGGAATCGTCCTCGTGGTGTACCTGTTCGTCCAGGGCGGCTGGGGCGACTGGTACGCTCCCGTCACCATCCCCTTCCGGGCGTGGTCGTACCTCTACCCGCTGGGGATGCTGACCGCCGGCTTCGCCCACTCCGGGGCGGGCCATCTCGTCGGCAACCTCGTCGGGACGCTCGTGTTGGCTCCGCTCGCGGAGTACGCGTGGGGTCACTTCCCCCGCGAACGGGGCACGCAGACGTTCACCTCGTCGCTGACCAACCCCTACGTGCGGGCGTTCGTGGCGTTTCCGGCCGCCGTCGTCGCAGTGGGGCTGTTCACCGCCGTGTTCTCCCTCGGCCCCGTCATCGGCTTCTCGGGGGTGGTCTTCGCCTTCGCGGGGTTCGCGCTGGTTCGCTACCCCATCGCGACGGTCGTCGCCCTCAGCGTCGGCAACGGTCTCCGGACGCTCTACCGGGCGCTCCGGACCCCCACGCTGTCGGCGAGCGCCGGCCCCTCCTACTCCGCGCCCTGGTGGTCCGACATCGCCATCCAGGGACACGCCATCGGACTCCTCGCGGGCGTCCTCCTCGGGGTGTGGTTCCTCCGGTCGAGCGGGTCCAAGCGGCCGTCGGCGGCCCGGGTCGCCGTCGGCGTCGCGCTGTTCGGCGTCGGACAGTCGCTGTGGGCGGTCTACTGGTATCGCGGCGGCGAGACGTACGTCCTCTATCGGGCGGCGGGGCTCGCGCTGGTGGTCCTGCTGGCGGCGCTCGTCGCCGGAACGGTCGCGGCCTCGGCACGGCCGCTCCTGTCGGCGCCGAGGCGTCCGGACGCGCTCCGGTCGGTCCCGCGGTGGCAGGTGGGAGCCACCGCTCTGCTGTTCTGTACCGCCGCCATCGCCGGGCCGGCGGTCCCGGTCAACCTGATGACGACCCAGGCCGGCGACCTGCCCGGGGAGAGCGACCCGCTCACGGTCCGAGGCTACGAGGTGACCTACGCGGAGGACGTCCCGAACGGGATGGTGTCGGTGGTCGACGTGGAGGCGTTCGGCGAGACGACGCAGGTCAACACCTCGGGGGTGATCGTCAGGAACCGCGACCGGGGCATCTGGATGACCGCCGTCTCGAAGGGACGACTCGACTTCACCGGGACGACGCGGGTCCGCGTCGGTGGCGTCGGGTGGCGGGATTCGGTCCGCGTCCGGCGGACCGGATGGGACGCCGTCGGCGGCGGAACGGTCTACCGGGTCGACCTCGCGCACGGGGACCGGAACGTGACCGCCTACACCTCGCCGCCGGCGCGGGCCGACCCCGTGATCGCCGGCCGGAACGTCACCCTCGAAGCGGCGCCCGGAGGGTTCCGCCTCAACGTCTCGCTGGGGAACCGATCGGCCGTGGCGCCGATGCCCGCGGTCAACGAGACGCGGTCGGTCGGCGGCTTGGAGTTCGCCAACGTCCAGGGACGGGTCTACGCCGTCGACGGCGGGACGCGGGTCCGGGTCGCCAAACGGGAGACCTACGAGTAG
- a CDS encoding 1,4-dihydroxy-2-naphthoyl-CoA synthase, whose product MVSDLFDPDRWTAVTDEFDDVTYHRADDVPAVRIAIDRPAVRNAFRPRTVDELYAALDHARQQADVGAVLLTGNGPSPTDGGWAFSAGGDQSIRGDSGYEYRGDDGADAADGTDADTGDASLDADTPTVGRLHVLEVQRLIRFMPKPVVAVVPGWAVGGGHSLHVVCDLTIASEEHAKFLQTDPDVASFDGGFGSAYLARQIGQKKAREVFFLGKTYDAAAAAEMGMVNEAVPHDELEDVALDWAETMTDKSPTAMRMLKYAFNLADDGMVGQQVFAGEATRLAYMTDEAREGRDAFLEGRDPDFSDVPWHY is encoded by the coding sequence ATGGTTTCCGACCTCTTCGATCCGGACCGCTGGACGGCCGTCACCGACGAGTTCGACGACGTCACCTACCACCGCGCGGACGACGTCCCCGCGGTGCGGATCGCCATCGACCGCCCCGCGGTGCGCAACGCCTTCCGCCCCCGGACCGTCGACGAACTGTACGCGGCGCTGGATCACGCCCGCCAGCAGGCCGACGTGGGTGCGGTCCTACTGACCGGCAACGGTCCGTCACCGACGGACGGCGGGTGGGCGTTCTCCGCGGGCGGCGACCAGTCCATCCGCGGGGACTCGGGCTACGAGTACCGCGGGGACGACGGCGCCGACGCGGCCGACGGTACCGACGCCGACACCGGGGACGCCTCGCTGGACGCCGACACGCCGACGGTCGGGCGCCTCCACGTCCTCGAAGTCCAGCGACTGATCCGGTTCATGCCCAAGCCCGTCGTCGCCGTCGTCCCCGGTTGGGCCGTCGGCGGCGGCCACTCCCTGCACGTCGTCTGTGATCTCACCATCGCGAGCGAAGAGCACGCGAAGTTCCTCCAGACCGACCCGGACGTGGCCTCCTTCGACGGCGGGTTCGGCTCCGCCTACCTCGCCCGACAGATCGGGCAGAAGAAGGCACGCGAGGTGTTCTTCCTCGGCAAGACCTACGACGCCGCGGCGGCCGCGGAGATGGGGATGGTGAACGAGGCGGTCCCTCACGACGAACTGGAGGACGTCGCGCTCGACTGGGCCGAGACGATGACGGACAAGAGCCCCACCGCGATGCGGATGCTGAAGTACGCGTTCAACCTCGCGGACGACGGGATGGTCGGCCAGCAGGTGTTCGCCGGCGAGGCCACCCGGCTCGCCTACATGACCGACGAGGCTCGGGAGGGGCGGGACGCCTTCTTGGAGGGGCGGGATCCGGACTTCTCCGACGTGCCCTGGCACTACTGA
- a CDS encoding arginine--tRNA ligase, translating into MLGAIKRELFEGIRAAVADAGYGRDVEPSTVELEDFDDEEKGEFSSAVSFAIAADAGANPMAVAADIADRHRESGLPDGIDSVTVENGHINYHLDVDRMALRTLSTIDSEGAAYGTRERADPDRIVADVSSPNIAKPLHVGHLRNTILSDALMNVLEARGHDVTRDNHLGDWGTQFGNLLHEYVEFGDEAAFEDDPIAHLLELYQQFEQRDSMLEDVEAFDAVTDEFDEAVTTERQYHVDDGKEWFARLERGDEQAVERWERFREASVERFERVYAELGVDFDLWLGESFYAREGWNDLVVEKALDEDVAMRGPDGSVFIPIYPDEYGDAGDPETASVDPSLDRARELLDEAGSVEDADFDAFYIVKSDGSTVYGTRDLATIEYRVGELDVDQSVYVVASEQNRYFQRLFVAARKMGYDEVHLEHIDYGMISLPEGSMSTRGGQIVTVREVLDAARERARDIVEEKGRDVDGDEVDAIARKIALATVKYGMVASNRGKDITFDIDEAVSLEGDTGPYVQYATTRAYSILDAAETVPAVDAIDPETFNDTDHNLLHQLGRYPLVLERCEERYDAAPLARYLLDLAHVFNSFYHKNRVLDAEDAAEERLALTDATARVFENGLGLLGIDTLAEM; encoded by the coding sequence ATGCTTGGAGCCATCAAGCGCGAGCTGTTCGAGGGGATACGCGCCGCGGTCGCCGATGCGGGCTACGGCCGCGACGTCGAGCCCTCGACCGTCGAGTTGGAGGACTTCGACGACGAGGAGAAGGGGGAGTTCTCGTCCGCGGTTTCCTTTGCCATCGCGGCCGACGCGGGGGCGAACCCGATGGCGGTCGCGGCGGACATCGCCGACCGGCACCGCGAGAGCGGACTGCCCGACGGCATCGACTCGGTTACCGTCGAGAACGGCCACATCAACTACCACCTCGACGTGGACCGGATGGCTCTGCGGACGCTGTCGACGATCGATTCGGAGGGGGCGGCGTACGGGACGCGGGAGCGGGCCGACCCCGACCGGATCGTCGCCGACGTGTCCTCGCCGAACATCGCCAAGCCCCTCCACGTGGGGCACCTGCGGAACACGATCCTCAGTGACGCGCTGATGAACGTCCTGGAGGCACGGGGGCACGACGTGACCCGCGACAACCACCTCGGCGACTGGGGCACCCAGTTCGGCAACCTCCTCCACGAGTACGTCGAATTCGGCGACGAGGCGGCCTTCGAGGACGACCCGATCGCCCACCTGCTGGAGCTCTACCAGCAGTTCGAGCAGCGGGACTCGATGCTGGAGGACGTCGAGGCGTTCGACGCCGTGACCGACGAGTTCGACGAGGCGGTCACGACGGAGCGACAGTACCACGTCGATGACGGCAAGGAGTGGTTCGCGCGTCTCGAACGCGGCGACGAGCAGGCGGTCGAGCGCTGGGAGCGGTTCCGCGAGGCGAGCGTCGAGCGGTTCGAGCGGGTCTACGCCGAACTCGGCGTCGACTTCGACCTCTGGTTGGGCGAGAGCTTCTACGCCCGCGAGGGGTGGAACGATCTGGTCGTCGAGAAGGCCCTCGACGAGGACGTGGCGATGCGCGGGCCGGACGGCTCGGTGTTCATTCCCATCTACCCCGACGAGTACGGCGACGCGGGCGACCCGGAGACCGCGTCCGTCGACCCGTCGCTCGACCGGGCCCGCGAACTGCTCGACGAGGCCGGAAGCGTCGAGGACGCGGACTTCGACGCCTTCTACATCGTCAAGTCGGACGGCTCGACGGTCTACGGGACGCGCGATCTGGCGACCATCGAGTACCGGGTCGGCGAACTGGACGTCGACCAGTCGGTCTACGTCGTCGCCAGCGAGCAGAACCGCTACTTCCAGCGCCTGTTCGTCGCCGCTCGGAAGATGGGATACGACGAGGTCCACCTCGAACACATCGACTACGGGATGATCAGCCTCCCCGAGGGGAGCATGTCGACCCGCGGCGGCCAGATCGTCACCGTCCGCGAGGTGCTCGACGCGGCCCGGGAGCGCGCCCGCGATATCGTCGAGGAGAAGGGCCGCGACGTCGACGGGGACGAGGTCGACGCCATCGCCCGCAAGATCGCGCTCGCGACGGTCAAATACGGGATGGTCGCCTCGAATCGCGGGAAGGACATCACCTTCGACATCGACGAGGCGGTGTCGCTGGAGGGCGACACCGGTCCCTACGTCCAGTACGCCACCACCCGCGCGTACAGCATCCTCGACGCGGCGGAGACGGTCCCCGCCGTCGACGCTATCGACCCCGAGACGTTCAACGACACGGACCACAACCTGCTCCATCAGCTCGGGCGCTACCCGCTCGTGCTCGAACGGTGCGAGGAGCGATACGACGCGGCGCCGCTCGCCCGCTACCTCCTCGATCTGGCACACGTGTTCAACTCCTTCTACCACAAGAACCGCGTCCTCGACGCCGAGGACGCGGCGGAGGAACGTCTCGCCCTGACCGACGCGACCGCACGGGTGTTCGAGAACGGCCTCGGTCTGCTCGGCATCGACACGCTCGCCGAGATGTGA